The following are encoded together in the Roseobacter denitrificans OCh 114 genome:
- the yaaA gene encoding peroxide stress protein YaaA — MLVVISPAKRLDWAERDVPVTQPDFQEDAVRLSKTARNLTLGSLKSLMGLSDDLARLNRDRFNAFAEDPAPEATRPAALAFAGDTYQGLEATSLDENERAWAQDHLRILSGLYGVLRPLDAIQPYRLEMGSRLKTRRGSNLYEYWRDDLSKALNAQAQSVGTDVLINCASQEYFGAVAPKALKLRVITPAFMEDKNDGKGPKIVSFFAKKARGAMARFVIQNRLSDPDALTGFDTGGYAYQPELSTPDKPVFIRPYPAS; from the coding sequence ATGTTGGTGGTGATTTCACCTGCAAAGCGGCTGGACTGGGCGGAGCGGGATGTTCCGGTCACGCAGCCTGATTTTCAGGAAGACGCAGTGCGTCTGTCAAAGACTGCCCGCAATCTCACCCTTGGGAGTTTGAAATCACTGATGGGGCTAAGCGATGATCTGGCGCGTCTCAACCGTGACCGGTTCAATGCATTCGCAGAAGACCCCGCGCCAGAGGCCACGAGACCGGCGGCTTTGGCTTTCGCCGGGGATACATATCAGGGTCTGGAAGCGACCAGCCTAGATGAAAATGAACGCGCATGGGCGCAGGATCATCTGCGGATTTTGTCAGGTCTTTACGGGGTTTTACGCCCGCTGGACGCCATTCAACCGTACCGGCTTGAAATGGGCAGCCGTCTGAAAACGCGGCGCGGGTCGAACCTGTATGAGTATTGGCGCGATGATCTCTCAAAGGCGCTGAACGCGCAGGCACAAAGCGTCGGGACAGATGTGCTGATCAATTGTGCAAGTCAGGAATATTTCGGCGCCGTTGCGCCCAAGGCCCTGAAGTTGCGGGTGATTACCCCGGCGTTCATGGAAGACAAAAACGATGGCAAGGGGCCGAAGATCGTCAGCTTCTTCGCCAAGAAGGCCCGTGGCGCCATGGCCCGCTTTGTGATCCAGAACAGGCTTTCTGATCCGGACGCACTTACCGGTTTCGACACCGGTGGCTATGCGTATCAACCGGAGTTGTCGACGCCGGACAAGCCCGTTTTCATTCGGCCCTATCCCGCTTCCTGA